Proteins encoded in a region of the Streptomyces akebiae genome:
- a CDS encoding GNAT family N-acetyltransferase: MPDLRTERLLLRDWRESDLAPWAAMNADPEVREHFPDVLTREQSDASAARFQTDLDRRGWGWWAVEVRATGRFIGFAGLDPVDEDMPFSGVEAGWRLARTAWGHGYATEAGRAVVDFGFEHLRLPEILAVTTAGNLRSQAVMRRLGMTRNPNEDVDDGTVPEGPLRRHVVFRVTPDAS, translated from the coding sequence ATGCCCGACCTACGAACCGAACGCCTCCTCCTGCGCGACTGGCGGGAGTCCGACCTCGCTCCCTGGGCGGCCATGAACGCCGACCCGGAGGTCCGCGAACACTTCCCGGACGTCCTCACAAGGGAACAGAGTGATGCGTCCGCCGCCCGCTTCCAGACGGACCTCGACCGGCGGGGCTGGGGGTGGTGGGCAGTGGAGGTACGGGCCACGGGGCGGTTCATCGGTTTCGCCGGGCTGGATCCGGTGGACGAGGACATGCCGTTCTCCGGGGTGGAGGCCGGCTGGCGACTCGCGCGTACGGCGTGGGGCCATGGCTACGCCACCGAGGCCGGGCGGGCGGTCGTGGACTTCGGCTTCGAGCACCTCCGGCTCCCCGAGATCCTCGCGGTGACCACGGCCGGCAACCTCCGCTCCCAGGCGGTGATGCGCCGTCTCGGCATGACCCGGAACCCGAACGAGGATGTCGACGACGGGACCGTGCCGGAGGGACCACTGCGCCGCCACGTGGTCTTCCGGGTGACGCCCGACGCCTCCTAG
- a CDS encoding WD40 repeat domain-containing protein translates to MSANSALLATGDGQEIRVWRLPSGGVPVFRHSLDNESLSGLAWHSSRPLLRYLEGGTVHTLDLTTTLTRAWRTSPFAGVRLSPDGRTLATAERTRDRYVFQLRSTRDGRLLRTLPTPSRPVFRTGIPTTLGDVTEPLLSFSPDGNAFAYGVSVPGGDTASQRLTVWDVAAGRVRTTVDLATAAATPTAAYTEPRDTIALGPGGRTLLTARGTPDGFVNETWDTTRGRRTTLLPGPGGGHLAVSPDGGLLVTDNRLVRAGRSPAHDLVQHDAVERIAFAPDGSLLAAGDGTGRVAVWDGDLRHRAGILRNVFLTPVDPSYDSAETITALAFSPDGGTLAVGGDAGTVQLWDIATRQPLGPSLPTPGGSVDTLAFSPDSTTPYAGGAYVPLQRYVVDPDRAVSLVCSRAGNTELTRAQ, encoded by the coding sequence GTGAGCGCGAACAGCGCGCTTCTCGCGACCGGGGATGGCCAGGAGATCAGAGTGTGGCGTCTGCCCAGCGGCGGCGTCCCCGTTTTCCGGCACTCCTTGGACAACGAGTCGCTCTCCGGTCTCGCCTGGCACTCCTCGCGGCCCCTGCTGCGGTACCTCGAAGGGGGCACGGTCCACACGCTCGACCTCACCACGACGCTCACTCGCGCTTGGCGGACGAGTCCGTTCGCCGGGGTCCGGCTCAGCCCGGACGGCAGGACGCTCGCCACCGCCGAACGCACTCGCGACCGCTACGTCTTCCAGCTGCGGAGCACGCGCGACGGCCGTCTGCTGCGCACCCTGCCGACCCCGTCACGTCCCGTCTTCCGCACCGGCATCCCGACGACCCTCGGGGACGTCACCGAGCCTTTGCTGTCCTTCAGCCCCGACGGAAACGCGTTCGCGTACGGAGTCTCCGTCCCCGGCGGGGACACGGCGTCGCAACGTCTGACGGTGTGGGACGTGGCCGCCGGACGCGTCAGGACCACGGTGGACCTGGCGACGGCGGCCGCGACGCCAACGGCGGCGTACACGGAGCCCAGGGACACGATCGCCCTGGGACCTGGCGGTCGTACGCTCCTCACCGCACGTGGGACTCCCGACGGCTTCGTCAACGAGACGTGGGACACCACGCGTGGGCGGAGGACGACACTCCTCCCGGGCCCGGGCGGCGGTCATCTGGCCGTCAGCCCGGACGGCGGCCTGCTCGTGACCGACAACCGCCTCGTCCGAGCGGGCCGGTCCCCCGCCCATGACCTCGTCCAGCACGACGCCGTCGAAAGGATCGCCTTCGCTCCCGACGGTTCCCTGCTGGCGGCCGGCGACGGGACAGGGCGAGTGGCCGTCTGGGACGGCGACCTCCGGCACCGGGCGGGCATCCTGAGGAACGTCTTTCTGACGCCCGTCGATCCGTCCTACGACTCGGCCGAGACGATCACGGCTCTCGCGTTCAGCCCGGACGGCGGCACACTCGCCGTGGGTGGCGACGCGGGCACCGTCCAACTCTGGGACATCGCGACCCGGCAACCCCTCGGCCCTTCTCTGCCCACCCCCGGTGGGAGCGTCGACACGCTCGCCTTCAGCCCGGACAGCACCACGCCGTACGCGGGCGGCGCGTACGTCCCGCTCCAGCGGTACGTCGTGGATCCCGACCGAGCGGTGTCCCTCGTCTGCTCCCGTGCCGGGAACACGGAGCTGACCCGGGCGCAGTGA
- a CDS encoding helix-turn-helix domain-containing protein codes for MGFSPERDEKYLVLLISLFSLLRERGFAMGRPELPVDPAAGPVHRLAHDLRELRRAAGNVSYRAMAKKAGFSVTTLAKAASGERLPSLAVLRAYVQACGEEDPTAWEARWAGAEALAGEERQQDADTAPPYRAWRASSRTTASCSSAGTAWSTN; via the coding sequence ATGGGGTTCTCGCCCGAGCGGGACGAAAAGTACCTTGTGCTGCTGATCAGCTTGTTCTCCTTGTTACGTGAAAGAGGCTTCGCGATGGGGCGTCCCGAACTACCGGTCGACCCGGCGGCCGGTCCCGTGCATCGGCTCGCCCATGATCTTCGGGAGCTGCGTCGCGCGGCGGGCAATGTGTCGTACCGGGCCATGGCGAAGAAGGCCGGCTTCTCGGTGACGACCCTGGCGAAGGCCGCGAGCGGCGAACGCCTGCCGTCGTTGGCCGTGCTCCGGGCGTACGTCCAGGCCTGTGGGGAGGAGGACCCCACTGCGTGGGAGGCGCGGTGGGCGGGGGCCGAGGCGCTGGCCGGGGAGGAGCGCCAGCAGGATGCCGACACCGCACCGCCCTACCGTGCCTGGCGCGCTTCGAGCCGGACGACCGCGAGCTGTTCTTCGGCCGGGACCGCATGGTCGACGAACTGA
- the mraY gene encoding phospho-N-acetylmuramoyl-pentapeptide-transferase, giving the protein MNQILYAGAIGLFLTLIGTPLLIKLLARKGYGQFIRDDGPRGHAGKRGTPTMGGIAFILATLVAYAATKVITGESPTYPGVLVLFLMAGMGVVGFLDDYIKIVKRRSLGLRAGAKMAGQLIVGIVFALLAIRFADDRGQTPASLKVSFVTDFGWTIGPVLFVVWALFMILAMSNGVNLTDGLDGLATGASVMVFGGYTFIGLWQFQNSCANALELTDPASCIEVRDPLDLAVVAAALMGACFGFLWWNTSPAKIFMGDTGSLALGGALAGLAICSRTELLLAVLGGLFVLITMSVVIQVGSFKLTGKRVFRMAPLQHHFELKGWSEVLVVVRFWTIQGICVIAGLGLFYAGWAAS; this is encoded by the coding sequence ATGAACCAGATCCTGTACGCCGGGGCCATCGGCCTGTTCCTGACGCTGATCGGCACCCCGCTGCTGATCAAGCTGCTGGCCCGAAAGGGATACGGCCAGTTCATCCGCGACGACGGCCCGCGCGGCCACGCCGGCAAGCGCGGTACTCCCACCATGGGCGGCATCGCCTTCATCCTGGCCACCCTCGTCGCCTACGCCGCGACCAAGGTCATCACCGGCGAGAGCCCGACCTACCCCGGTGTCCTGGTGCTGTTCCTCATGGCGGGCATGGGCGTGGTCGGCTTCCTGGACGACTACATCAAGATCGTGAAGCGTCGGTCGCTGGGACTGCGGGCCGGGGCCAAGATGGCCGGCCAGTTGATCGTCGGCATCGTGTTCGCCCTGCTCGCCATCCGGTTCGCGGACGACCGGGGACAGACGCCGGCCTCCCTGAAGGTGTCGTTCGTCACCGACTTCGGCTGGACCATCGGTCCGGTGCTGTTCGTCGTGTGGGCCCTGTTCATGATCCTGGCCATGTCGAACGGGGTGAACCTGACCGACGGTCTGGACGGCCTCGCCACCGGCGCGTCGGTCATGGTCTTCGGCGGCTACACCTTCATCGGTCTGTGGCAGTTCCAGAACTCGTGCGCCAACGCCCTCGAACTCACCGACCCCGCCTCCTGCATAGAGGTGCGCGACCCGCTCGACCTCGCCGTCGTCGCGGCCGCGCTGATGGGCGCCTGTTTCGGGTTCCTCTGGTGGAACACCTCGCCCGCCAAGATCTTCATGGGAGACACCGGGTCCCTGGCACTCGGCGGCGCGCTCGCCGGTCTCGCCATCTGCTCCCGCACGGAACTGCTCCTGGCCGTCCTCGGCGGGCTGTTCGTCCTGATCACGATGTCGGTGGTCATCCAGGTCGGCTCGTTCAAACTGACCGGCAAGCGCGTCTTCCGGATGGCCCCGCTCCAGCACCACTTCGAACTCAAGGGCTGGTCCGAGGTCCTGGTCGTGGTCCGCTTCTGGACCATCCAGGGCATCTGTGTGATCGCCGGCCTCGGGCTGTTCTACGCGGGGTGGGCCGCGAGCTGA